The window TTTTAAAGATATTAGATACATGATTCTTAACTGTCTTTTCGCTGATAAATAACCTCTCTGCAATTTCCCTATTATTTAGGCCTTCAGCTATTAGCGTTAATACTTCATATTCTCTTTTAGTCAAAGCTTGAACTTTCCTATAATCTCTACTTCCATCAGCTTCTTCAGAATTTAATTCTTCTACTAAAATTGAAGCAACACTAGGTTGTATATAAGTTTTGCCACTTTTCACATCCCTAATTGCTTTGATTAGACTATCTGCATCTGAATCTTTTAATACATATCCATTAGCCCCCATCTTCATGGTTTCTAGTAAATATTCTCTGTCATCATGAATTGTAAGCATTATAATTTTTGAATTTGTTCCTAAGTCTTTAAGTCGTCTTAGTGCGTCTATGCCATTAGCTTTAGGCATATTTATATCTAAAAGTATAACATCCGGTTTATAGGCCAATGCTTTTTCAACAGTTTCTTCCCCATCTCCAGCTTGACTTATGACATCAATGTCATCTTCAAGTTCTAATATCTGCTTTAATCCCTCTCTTAAAAGTACATGATCATCTGCTATCATAACTGTAATATTATTCTCCTTCATGAACATTTTCCTCCTCACTTAATGGTATAGAGAGATATACTTTGGTCCCCATGCCTGGAGATGATGTTATCTTGAACTTTCCATTTAAGAGTTCTGCCCTTTCTTTCATACTTATTAGTCCAAAACCACCGGAATGTAAATCTCTATCAATTGGATTTTTTGAAATATCAAATCCATCTCCATCGTCATCTACTATTAAATTTAACCTAGTTAAGGTCTTCTCTATCCTTATATCTACATTTTTAGCATGAGAATGTTTTTCAATATTGTTGAGAGATTCTTGCATTATTCTAAAAACAGCAATTTTTATCACTGATTCAACATTGTTCATATCCCCTAATGTATTCAAGTTCACATGAATTTCATTTTCCTTTTCAAAATTATAAATATATCTTTCCAAAGTAGGTACTAATCCTAAATCATCTAAAGACATAGGTCTTAGGTCATAAATGATTTTTCTTATACTCTTCAAATTTCCCTTTGCTATGTCTTTTAAATTGACCAATTCATGTTTAGCTCTATCTTTGTCAGAATCTATAAGTCTTTCACAGAGTTCAGCTTTAACTAAAATATTGGCCATTGACTGAGCTGGTCCATCATGAATATCTCTTGCCAGACGTTGTCTCTCTTCTTCTTGAGCTTCTATTATTTTAATCCCCAGGTATTGTTTTTTGCTCAAATCATCTACAGCAAGTAAAATATCGTCTAAATTACCTTTTAAATATTCTATAGCAACTCCTACTTGCTTATTAATCTTTTCTGCTTTTTCTAAAACTACCAACGACTCTTTATATCTTATTTCTAACTCTTTTCTTTTTTCAATGAGTGTTCTCTCTTCTTCTCGTTTTAGCGTAAGCAATACTCTTAAGTCATTAGCCTTTTCATAAGCCTTCCTTATGGCTTCTTCATTATAAATCTGAAAATTCTTACTTACAGTTGCTAGTTTCATTCTGCTTTTCCTGTCTTCTAAATCTAGATTATCAACTTCATCAACAACTTCATTGACCCTTATTTTAACTTTTTCTAATTCTTCTTCTATGTTTTTACACTCTCTTCTAGCATGCTCTGTTATTTCAAAAATTTCTTCCCTATTTTTTTCTATAGTATCTATGGTTTCATTAAGTATTTGATTTATTCTCTTAACATCCAAGACAGAATCACTCATGTTTTTACACCTCTAATTCTACAATTCCATTTGAGCTAATTCATTTTTTTCCTCGTCACTTAAAACCTTCTCAAGATCTATTAATATGAGTAGCCTTTTTTCATCTAATTTTCCCACACCTGTAATATACCTTCTATCTACACTCGAAATAATGTCTGGAGCAGGATCTATATCTTCATCATCTAATCTTACAGTCTGTGAAGCTTCATCTACAACAAATCCAACCTGCTTATCCTTTAAATTTATAATGATTATTCTTGTGTCATTAGTCACTCCATTGTCTTCTAAATTAAATCTTTTTTCCAAATTAACTATAGGTATTACTTTTCCTCTAAAATTTATTATACCTTCTATAAAGTCAGGAGTGTTTGGAACTTTTACAGACTCTTGATATGGACCAATTTCTTTGACATTCATTATATCTATGCCATACTCTTCTTTGCCTAGTTTGAATACCACATATTGCTGTTCTGCCATTTTTCATCCCCCTTTATTCAGTTATGTATAAGTAGAAATATACTTTTCTACTTATATTTCTACATAATTATCTAAATTCCTCTTTTTTTGAAAAAGAGCACACTTTTGTGTGCAAAGCGTGCTCATTCCCTTACAATTATACCTTTTTTTATAACTTTTTCAACATGATTTATACCAAAATGATATATTATATAATTTAGATTTGGAGAATCAAATATGACAATATCTGCTTGCTTTCCTTTCTCTATGCTACCTATTTTCTTCTCAAGTCCCAGTGCACAAGCTCCGTTCATTGTTGCCGCAGTTATAACTTCTTCTGGAGTCATCTTCATTATAAGTGAAGCAAAACTCATCACCAATTGCATATTTTCTGTAGGGCAGCTTCCTGGATTATAATCTGTAGAAAGAGATACTGGTATACCTGTTTCTATCATTTTCCTAGCCTTTGCAAAATTGCCTGTCTGCAAATTGAAAGATGTTGCTGGCAATAAATTGGCTATAACTCTACTTTCAGCCATTTTTTTCATTCCTTCATCGCTAGCAGCTACAAGATGATCTGCAGTTATACAACCTGCTTCTGCAGCTAATTCCGCACCACCTAGTGGCTTTATTTCATCTGCATGAATCTTAGGAATTAGATCATATTTTTTACCTGCATTTAAAATCTTTCTCGACTGTTCTACACTGAAAACACCTTCTTCGCAAAATACATCACAGAATTTTGCCAAATGTCTATTACTTACTTCAGGAATCATTTCTTTTATCAACTTATCTACAAATTCATTTGAATTTTCTTTATACTTTTCTGGTATTGCATGAGCCCCTAAAAAAGTAGAAATTATATCTATAGGATGATCTTCGTTTAATTTTTTTGCTACCTCTAATTGTTTCAATTCAGTATCAAAATCATCTATTCCATATCCACTCTTTGCCTCAACAGTTGTAACTCCATAAGAAAGCATGATATCTAAACTTTTTTTTGCTTTGTCATAAAGTTCTTCAAAACTTGCTTCTTTAGTAGCCTTAACAGTACTGTGTATTCCCCCACCCATTTTTAGTATATCCAAGTATCCCATTCCATTTAGCTTCATAGCCAGTTCATTTTCTCTTGAGCCTCCATGAACTAAATGAGTATGAGAATCCACAAGCCCTGGGGTTACAGTTTTTCCACTTCCATCAATGAATATGGTTTCTTCACCTACCTCTATGTGGGATGGAAGTTTTCCATTCCCCACATAGATAATTTCATCCTCATTTATAGCTACAATACCATTTTGGATTAGACCAATATTTCTCATTTCTTCTTTAACCCTAGGTCTATTTGGACCTTCCATGGTTATTAAATTGGAAATATTTTTTATAACTATAGTAGCTTTCATTTCATCACCTTATTCAAATATTCTATTTTCTAATATTTGTCCATAATCAAAATTTTCAACTTTTAAATAGTAATCTGCACAATCAATAAGTGCATTCATAGGTACAAGTCCTATTACTTCACTTCCTATGACATTTACACCATATCTATTTGCTTCTCTTTCAATCATATCAAATACTCTATATAGTGGTGTCTTTGTATAATCTACCATATTCATTGACACCTGTACAATATCTCTTTCTTTTATCTCTATGCCTAAAGCCTTGCAATACTTTAATCCTCCACTACTTGCTCTTACAGCTTTAGCTATTTTTTTAGCAACCGTTATATCATTTGTACCCAAATTCACATTAAAAGCAACTAGTGGCATTCTAGCTCCTACTGCTGTCACACCAGATTTAATATTTAGCTCATCTGGACCAAAGTCTGGTTTCCACATTTCTTTTTTTAATTTTTCAGCCATTCCTTCATATTGGCCTTTTCTAATTTCTGCTAAATTTTCTCTATGAGAAGCTGTAGCAGATTTTTCATATAGAAATACAGGTATATTTAACTCTTCACCTATTCTCTTTGCCAATTTTCTAGATAGTTCTATAGCTTCTTCCATAGTCACATCAGATATAGGAATCAAAGGTATAACATCAGTTGCACCCATTCTTGGATGTTCTCCTGTATGCTTTGTCATATCAATTAGTTCAGAGGCTCTTTTACATGCATTGAATGTAGCTTCAAGTACATTTTCTGGTTCTCCAATAAAAGTAACTACTGTACGATTGTGGTCTTTGTCCGAGGAATAATCAAGTAGCTTCACATCTTCTACTTTTCTTACTTCATCTAATATTTTTTCAATCAATTCTTTATTTCTACCTTCACTAAAATTTGGAACACATTCGATAAGTCTAGCCATTGAATCTCCTCCTAAAAAATTTATTTGTTGTATTTTTCATAAGTATCATCAACTAATTTTTTCACAAGTTCTTCATTTGCTACATAAGGAATAGTTATATGATCTGTTTTTTCATGTTTTTCATTATATTCAATACAAGTTTTTATTGAATTTTCATTTCTAGCCCAAGATCTTCTTGCTACTCCTCCCATGACATCCCAAGGCATAGCAGTACTAATAATTTGGTCAACTCTTTCACTTCCATCAAGTACTAGTCCAAATCCTCCATTGATAGATTTTCCTATACCTACTCCACCACCATTGTGTAGAGCAATCAAGCTCATTCCCCTTGCAGCATTCCCTGCATAGCAATGAGTAGCCATATCTGCCATTATATTGCTTCCATCTTTTATATTTGCAGTTTCTCTAAATGGTGAATCTGTTCCACCTGTATCATGATGGTCTCTTCCTATCATTACAGGACCTATTTCTCCATTTCTAACCATTTCATTAAATTTAAGAGCTATGTCTCTTCTACCTAATGCATCTTGATAAAGTATTCTTGCTTGAGTTCCTACAACTAAAGCATGTTCTTCTGCATCTCTTATCCAAATATAGTTGTCTCTGTCTTGTCCACGTCTATTTGGATCTATGCACTCCATTGCAGCCTTATCAGTTTTTATCAAATCCTCATGTTTTCCACTTAAACATACCCATCTAAATGGCCCATATCCATAGTCAAATAGCATTGGTCCCATTATATCTTCTACATAAGATGGGAATATAAATCCTTCGCTTTCATCAACTCCATTTTTAGCTATTTCTTTAGCGCCTGCATCAAATACTGCTTTCATAAAACTATTTCCATAGTCAAAGAAATAAGTTCCTCTATCAACTAATTTTTTTATCAATTCAAAATGATGTCTCAAAGACTTATCTACAAGTTCAACAAATTGTTCTTTATCTGTCTTTAACATTTCTGTTCTCTCATCAAAAGTCAAACTTTGAGGACAATATCCTCCATCATAAGGTGCATGACAAGAAGTTTGGTCTGATAGAAGATCTATTTTTATATCTTTTTTAACTACATATTCAAGTAAATCTACAATATTTCCATGATAAGCTATAGCTATAGCTTCCTTTTTCTCTATATATTCATTAGCTATATTAAATATTTCATCTAAATCGTCTGAACACTTATCTATCCAACCTTGATCCAATCTAGTTTTTATCCTTGAATAGTCAACTTCAGCTATTATCCCTACACCATTAGCTATTTCTATGGCTTTCCCTTGAGCTCCACTCATTCCTCCCAATCCCGAACTTACAAATATATGTCCTCTTAAATCTCCATCTTCTGGAATTCCAAGTTTCAATCTACCTGCATTTAAAATGGTATTATATGTCCCATGAACTATACCTTGAGGCCCTATATACATCCAACCACCAGCAGTCATCTGACCATAGTTGGCAAATCCCATGGCTTGAGCTTTTATCCAATGTTCTTGATCATCAAACATACCAACCATTAATGCATTTGTTATGATAACTCTTGGACTGTGTTTGAAAGATTTAAATAGTCCTACAGGATGCCCTGATGCAACTACAAGAGTTTGCTCATCTGTCAATTCTTCAAGATATTTTTTTAAGAGTCTATATTGCATCCAGTTTTGACATACCTGACCTGTTTCCCCATAAGTTACAAGTTCATAAGGATACAATGCTACGTCAAAATCTAAATTGTTGTCTATCATTACTTGAAAAGCTTTTCCTTCAATGCAATTACCTTTGTACTCATCTATGGGTTTCCCTTTGATTTGTCCTTCAGGTCTAAATCTATATCCATAGATTCTTCCACGAGTATATAGCTCTTCTAGAAACTCCGGAGCTAATTTTTCATGTAATTCTTCTGGAACATATCTTAATGCATTCTTTAGTGCTATTTCAGTTTCTCTTTGCGTTAAGTTAAATTCTCTCTTTGGTGCTCTCCTTAGGCCTTCAACAAATTTAGGCATTGGAGGCAATTCATTATCCAACTTAATTGTCATAGCTTTTGAAATGTCAATATTATTTACCATAAAAACTCCTCCTTTTTTAATATAATGAACCTATTTGTTTTTCAATTTCCTCTAAAATAACATTTGATTTTATTAGCTCTTCACATTTATTTATTTCCTTATACATTATTATATCATCTTCTATCTTTTCTGTATGATCTCTAACTATATTATATGCAATACTACTTCCCTTTCCTAATCCTTTATTCCCTCTTAAATCTATAGCTTGACAGGATGCTAAAAGTTCCATAGCTAATACTTTTCTTGCATTGTCTAATATAGCTCTTGCTTTTCTTGCAGCGATAGTTCCCATAGAAACATGGTCTTCTTGGTTTGCTGATGATGGTATAGAGTCAACACTAGCAGGATGAGCCAATACCTTATTTTCAGAAACTAGTGCAGCTGCTGCATATTGCACAATCATAAATCCTGAGTTTAATCCACCTTTTTCAACTAAAAATGCTGGCAATCCACTAAGCGCTGGATTTACTAGTCTTTCTATTCTTCTCTCAGAAACATTTGCAAGCTCTGCCAATGCAATACCTAGAAAATCAAAACTTAATGCCATTGGCTGCCCATGAAAATTTCCACCTGATATTGCTTCTTCTTCGTTAAATATCAATGGATTGTCAGTTGCAGAATTTATTTCAATATTTACTTTTTCCTTTACATATTCTATCGCATCTTTACTAGCTCCATGAATTTGTGGCAAACATCTCAAAGAATAGGCATCTTGAACTCTTAGTTCTCCCTGCACTGTAGTCATATTGCTTCCATCAAGAAGTTTTAACAAGTTTCTAGCTGTATTTATTTGACCACTATGAGGTCTTACTTGATGTACTTTTTCATCATAGGCAGTCACTATCCCATTTAGTGCTTCACTGGTCAAAGCAGAGGACACATCTGCCATCTTAGCTAAATTTATACTATCATATACTGCCAATGCACCTATAGAAGTCATAACTTGAGTTCCATTGATTAAAGCCAAACCTTCTTTAGATGTAAGTTCCACCATAGGTATATCTGCCAATTCCATAGCTTTTTTCCCAGGCATTCTTTCTCCGCCAAAGTATGCTTCTCCTTCTCCTATCATCACCAATACCATATGAGCTAATGGTGCTAAATCTCCACTTGCTCCAAGAGAACCTTTTTCCGGTATAACAGGATGAACATTTTTGTTTAACATGTCTATCAATGTATTTAGTGTTGAAAGCCTAATTCCCGAATATCCCTTAGCCAATGCATTGGCTCTAAGTAGCATTATTCCTCTAACTATTTCTTCATCTAAAGGCTCCCCAACTCCACAAGAATGGCTGATTATTAAATTTCTTTGCAACTCTTTAGTCTCATCTTTTGATATAAGTACATCACTAAATTTCCCAAATCCTGTTGTAATCCCATACACTACTTTTTCTTCATCTACAAATTTTTCTACAATACTTCTCGACTTTTCTACTTTTTCAACTGCTTCGTTTGACAATTCTACCTTATAATTTTTTCTCACTACACTGATAAATTCTTCAAGAGTCAATTTGTTCCCATCAATTATAACTTTGTTCATTTTTTTCTCCTCCATTTTTATTTATTCTTTAAATTTTTACAAAATCCTTTAATAAAATAAAATATAAATTTAATTATATTTCATTTGTATGGTGCATTACTTAACTAAAGTGCATAAAAAGACCACAGACTTATCTGTGGTCAATTTTTTTTAAATTATATGTTTTTATTGGAGTATAAACTCTTTTTTTCATGATTTCTTCACTCTTCATCAATGTTATTTTTTTCAGTGTAAAATCATAATTCAAATCTTCACTTATAATATCTTTTATTTTAGAAAAATCTTTATTTAAAACTACTCTTCTTCCCAAAGTTATATGTGGCTTAAAAGCTCTATTTTCTTTCTGAAACCCTAAATAATACATTTCATTTTCTATTTCTTCATACAATGCATTTACTTTATCAAGATCTCCTTTTGTTCCAAGCCACAACACTCTTAAATCTCTTTCGCCTTTGAAATAACCCAGATCGCTAAATGTTAAATTTATAGGACTGTGGTTTTTACAAGTTTTTTCGAGAACTTTATCTATATCTATAGTCGAATTTTCATCTATTTCTCCAAGAAATTTTAAAGTAAGATGAAAATTGTCTTCATGAGTCCAAGTTCCTTTTAATGAATTCTCTTTTATTTTATTTTGTATATTCACTAAATTTTCTTTAAGTTCATCTTCAAATTCTAAAGCTATAAAACTTCTCATACAACTCACCATCAAATTTATTTTTAAATAAATAATATCATTAAAATAGACAATCCAAAATCAATTGCACCTACTATAGTAAATATTTTCCACAATAAATTTAATATTTCTTTTCTTCTTTTGTATTCTTTGTCCTTGTTCATACTAGAAACAACCCCTGCGTCTTTGTGACTATGCTTAATCTCTTCTACTTCTTCTTTGTCGACAGGTTTACTAATATAGTTTTTAGTAAAAGACCATGAAGTTATTTCAAACATTACTCCTACTGAAAGATATACAATTCCCACTACAAAAAAGTTATTACTCATTCTTTCTACAAATTTCAATTCTGGATTTTTAACTAAGGATAAAACAATTACAACTGCAATACTTATCAAAAAAAGTGTAAATCCAGGTTTTAGTTTTTTAATATTCAGCTTTTTCACAACTTCCCCTCTTCACTATTTGAAATGGTAATCTTATTTGTGTTTTATCAATTTTTTCTCCTTTTAATTCTTTGATTATCCTTCTAATAGCTACAGCACCCATATCATAATGAGGTTCCTTGATTGTAGTAAGTTTAGGTCTAAATACCGATGCTATTTTTATATCTCCATATCCTGTCACAGATATATCCTGTGGAACTCTTATATTGTTGTCATATAAAAAGTTTATAAGTCCAATTGCCAATTCATCATGGCTACAAAAAACTGCCGATACATCATATTCATCTATAAATTTAAGTATATCTCTTCCAATCTCATAGCCTTCTTCTATAGTATATCCATTAGCACAGACAAGTATTTCATCGCCTTCACCAAACTCTTCTATAGCCTTTTTATATCCTGCCATCTTTAAGTTTTCTACTGAACAATCATTTTCATTCTTTACAGAAACACAAGCTATATTTTTATGTCCTAAACTTATCAAATAATTTGTCATTTCATAGGAAGCATCAAAATCGTCTATAGAAACAGTAGGAAAATCATTGATATGATAATACCTATTCAAATATACAAAAGGAATTTTTGAATTCTCTATTTGCTCTTTTATTCCCTCGTTCATAATTTCAGATATAAGTATTATCCCTTCTACTTGTTTCCTATTTAATAACTGAATAAATCTTAGTTCTGTATTTTTGTCGCCATAGCTACTACATAGTAGAATATCATAATTATACATTCTTCCTACTTCTTCAATTCCTCTAACCATTTGAGCCACATAAGAATTTCCAATATCCGATACTATAACTCCAATTAAATATGATTTTTTAGTAACCAAAGTTCTAGCTACCTCATTGGGTTTGTATCCTAGTTCCTCAATGGCAGCTAGTACTTTCTCCTTGACTTCAGAACTTACTGGCTTTGAGTCATTTATAACTCTTGACACTGTAGAAATAGATACTCCTGCTAGCTTTGCAACATCTTTTATTGTTGCTGACATTTTTATCCTCCTCATATCAAATACATGATTTTCTATATTATATCACACTTCTATTTTCTTCCGCAAGAAAAATACTGTGATTTAGATTAAATCACAGTAGAAAAAACTTCACATATAGTGTTTACTAAATTATAGTTGTTATAATCAAATTCTTTTTCCTTTAATGGCACGGTTAAATAAACTATTCCCTTAGCAACTTCTTTAACTACGAGTGGTGTAACTATAGTTGATTGCCAATTTGGAGTACCTGATATTACATCAATATCTTTTATATTTTCCCAATCAATTAAAAACTCTCCTTTTTTATTTTTGACTGCTTTTTCTACGATTTTTTTGTTGTATTTAGGAGGTTTTATCCAATCTGATGCAAATCTCTTTCTAGCAAATATTTTATCCACCTTACCCGAAGTATTCATTAGCATCAATATGCTGTATTCTGCATCAACTGTTTCAATAATTCGCCCTAAAAATTCATATATTTTCTCTGCTGTAGTCATATTCTTCTTCAATAAATCAACAACATCCATTATGGCAAGTACATTCCTTTGATCTTGAACAGTATTGCCAGAAATAATTCCCGCAAGTCTATCTCCTCTATTGAGATTGCTTGCTATATTAGAATCCCACAATACAACTCTATTTCTGCCTTTCTCTTTTGCACAATAAAGTGCCTGATCTGCCTTTTCAATTAGTTCTTCTTTATATTTACTATGCTCTGAATATAGTGAAATCCCAATACTTATAGTTAGAGGATAATCCATATTTGCTACTTTTAATTCTTCTATTTTACCTCTGATTTTTTCTCCTATCTCTTTTGCTTCTTTTTCTTCAGTATTTGGCAATACTATTATAAATTCTTCTCCTCCATATCTGGCAACAATATCCGTTGAGCGAGTATTTTCAAGAAGTGTTTTACCTATCAAACTTAGTACTTCGTCTCCCTTTCTATGTCCATAAGTATCATTGATAGTTTTAAATTTATCTATATCAAGCATTAATAGAGAAAATTTTCCATTGTTTTTCTTTGATATATATAAAATTTCTCTGAACAATGTGTCAAAATGCTTTCTTGTATATATGCCTGTCATCTTATCTATGGTAGATAGAGTTTTAAGATTGTAATTTTCTATATTTAAAAAAGCTAAATGAGAAAGAGATTTTACCAATTTAAACCTTTCAAAATCAAATCTATTAAATAATCTGTCTGTTTCTAAATATATATATCCTACAATTTTATCTTCCATAATAAAAGTTTTTCTTCTTCTCTCATCTAAATTTTCTTTAATGTCTTTTCCCTTTCTGACTATAGGCATACATATCAATGCTTTAGTATCCATAGACAAAAGAGCTTCAAACACATTATTTTTATTGTATCCAAAGGTGTTTTTTACAACTAAACCATCCCTTCTTTTTTCTACAAGATTTATTATACTCTCATTGACCATAGAAATATTTTCATCTTTTAGCCTAGCAATGACCTCAAATCCATCATTTTCTTCATCACATAAAAATATAACTCCTTTTT is drawn from Sporanaerobacter acetigenes DSM 13106 and contains these coding sequences:
- a CDS encoding response regulator, giving the protein MKENNITVMIADDHVLLREGLKQILELEDDIDVISQAGDGEETVEKALAYKPDVILLDINMPKANGIDALRRLKDLGTNSKIIMLTIHDDREYLLETMKMGANGYVLKDSDADSLIKAIRDVKSGKTYIQPSVASILVEELNSEEADGSRDYRKVQALTKREYEVLTLIAEGLNNREIAERLFISEKTVKNHVSNIFKKIDVSDRIQAAIFAYKNNIKTI
- a CDS encoding sensor histidine kinase, which produces MSDSVLDVKRINQILNETIDTIEKNREEIFEITEHARRECKNIEEELEKVKIRVNEVVDEVDNLDLEDRKSRMKLATVSKNFQIYNEEAIRKAYEKANDLRVLLTLKREEERTLIEKRKELEIRYKESLVVLEKAEKINKQVGVAIEYLKGNLDDILLAVDDLSKKQYLGIKIIEAQEEERQRLARDIHDGPAQSMANILVKAELCERLIDSDKDRAKHELVNLKDIAKGNLKSIRKIIYDLRPMSLDDLGLVPTLERYIYNFEKENEIHVNLNTLGDMNNVESVIKIAVFRIMQESLNNIEKHSHAKNVDIRIEKTLTRLNLIVDDDGDGFDISKNPIDRDLHSGGFGLISMKERAELLNGKFKITSSPGMGTKVYLSIPLSEEENVHEGE
- a CDS encoding chemotaxis protein CheW, whose protein sequence is MAEQQYVVFKLGKEEYGIDIMNVKEIGPYQESVKVPNTPDFIEGIINFRGKVIPIVNLEKRFNLEDNGVTNDTRIIIINLKDKQVGFVVDEASQTVRLDDEDIDPAPDIISSVDRRYITGVGKLDEKRLLILIDLEKVLSDEEKNELAQMEL
- the hutI gene encoding imidazolonepropionase yields the protein MKATIVIKNISNLITMEGPNRPRVKEEMRNIGLIQNGIVAINEDEIIYVGNGKLPSHIEVGEETIFIDGSGKTVTPGLVDSHTHLVHGGSRENELAMKLNGMGYLDILKMGGGIHSTVKATKEASFEELYDKAKKSLDIMLSYGVTTVEAKSGYGIDDFDTELKQLEVAKKLNEDHPIDIISTFLGAHAIPEKYKENSNEFVDKLIKEMIPEVSNRHLAKFCDVFCEEGVFSVEQSRKILNAGKKYDLIPKIHADEIKPLGGAELAAEAGCITADHLVAASDEGMKKMAESRVIANLLPATSFNLQTGNFAKARKMIETGIPVSLSTDYNPGSCPTENMQLVMSFASLIMKMTPEEVITAATMNGACALGLEKKIGSIEKGKQADIVIFDSPNLNYIIYHFGINHVEKVIKKGIIVRE
- the ftcD gene encoding glutamate formimidoyltransferase; this encodes MARLIECVPNFSEGRNKELIEKILDEVRKVEDVKLLDYSSDKDHNRTVVTFIGEPENVLEATFNACKRASELIDMTKHTGEHPRMGATDVIPLIPISDVTMEEAIELSRKLAKRIGEELNIPVFLYEKSATASHRENLAEIRKGQYEGMAEKLKKEMWKPDFGPDELNIKSGVTAVGARMPLVAFNVNLGTNDITVAKKIAKAVRASSGGLKYCKALGIEIKERDIVQVSMNMVDYTKTPLYRVFDMIEREANRYGVNVIGSEVIGLVPMNALIDCADYYLKVENFDYGQILENRIFE
- a CDS encoding urocanate hydratase; protein product: MVNNIDISKAMTIKLDNELPPMPKFVEGLRRAPKREFNLTQRETEIALKNALRYVPEELHEKLAPEFLEELYTRGRIYGYRFRPEGQIKGKPIDEYKGNCIEGKAFQVMIDNNLDFDVALYPYELVTYGETGQVCQNWMQYRLLKKYLEELTDEQTLVVASGHPVGLFKSFKHSPRVIITNALMVGMFDDQEHWIKAQAMGFANYGQMTAGGWMYIGPQGIVHGTYNTILNAGRLKLGIPEDGDLRGHIFVSSGLGGMSGAQGKAIEIANGVGIIAEVDYSRIKTRLDQGWIDKCSDDLDEIFNIANEYIEKKEAIAIAYHGNIVDLLEYVVKKDIKIDLLSDQTSCHAPYDGGYCPQSLTFDERTEMLKTDKEQFVELVDKSLRHHFELIKKLVDRGTYFFDYGNSFMKAVFDAGAKEIAKNGVDESEGFIFPSYVEDIMGPMLFDYGYGPFRWVCLSGKHEDLIKTDKAAMECIDPNRRGQDRDNYIWIRDAEEHALVVGTQARILYQDALGRRDIALKFNEMVRNGEIGPVMIGRDHHDTGGTDSPFRETANIKDGSNIMADMATHCYAGNAARGMSLIALHNGGGVGIGKSINGGFGLVLDGSERVDQIISTAMPWDVMGGVARRSWARNENSIKTCIEYNEKHEKTDHITIPYVANEELVKKLVDDTYEKYNK
- the hutH gene encoding histidine ammonia-lyase, which codes for MNKVIIDGNKLTLEEFISVVRKNYKVELSNEAVEKVEKSRSIVEKFVDEEKVVYGITTGFGKFSDVLISKDETKELQRNLIISHSCGVGEPLDEEIVRGIMLLRANALAKGYSGIRLSTLNTLIDMLNKNVHPVIPEKGSLGASGDLAPLAHMVLVMIGEGEAYFGGERMPGKKAMELADIPMVELTSKEGLALINGTQVMTSIGALAVYDSINLAKMADVSSALTSEALNGIVTAYDEKVHQVRPHSGQINTARNLLKLLDGSNMTTVQGELRVQDAYSLRCLPQIHGASKDAIEYVKEKVNIEINSATDNPLIFNEEEAISGGNFHGQPMALSFDFLGIALAELANVSERRIERLVNPALSGLPAFLVEKGGLNSGFMIVQYAAAALVSENKVLAHPASVDSIPSSANQEDHVSMGTIAARKARAILDNARKVLAMELLASCQAIDLRGNKGLGKGSSIAYNIVRDHTEKIEDDIIMYKEINKCEELIKSNVILEEIEKQIGSLY
- the thpR gene encoding RNA 2',3'-cyclic phosphodiesterase, with protein sequence MRSFIALEFEDELKENLVNIQNKIKENSLKGTWTHEDNFHLTLKFLGEIDENSTIDIDKVLEKTCKNHSPINLTFSDLGYFKGERDLRVLWLGTKGDLDKVNALYEEIENEMYYLGFQKENRAFKPHITLGRRVVLNKDFSKIKDIISEDLNYDFTLKKITLMKSEEIMKKRVYTPIKTYNLKKIDHR
- a CDS encoding LacI family DNA-binding transcriptional regulator, which encodes MSATIKDVAKLAGVSISTVSRVINDSKPVSSEVKEKVLAAIEELGYKPNEVARTLVTKKSYLIGVIVSDIGNSYVAQMVRGIEEVGRMYNYDILLCSSYGDKNTELRFIQLLNRKQVEGIILISEIMNEGIKEQIENSKIPFVYLNRYYHINDFPTVSIDDFDASYEMTNYLISLGHKNIACVSVKNENDCSVENLKMAGYKKAIEEFGEGDEILVCANGYTIEEGYEIGRDILKFIDEYDVSAVFCSHDELAIGLINFLYDNNIRVPQDISVTGYGDIKIASVFRPKLTTIKEPHYDMGAVAIRRIIKELKGEKIDKTQIRLPFQIVKRGSCEKAEY